A section of the Citrobacter farmeri genome encodes:
- the adeD gene encoding adenine deaminase, whose translation MNNIINHKFHYISRQEQQELLAVARGESVADYIIDNVILLDIINGGEMTGPIVTKGRHIAGIGAEYRDAPARRRVDAHGATAVPGFIDSHLHIESSMMTPVTFETATLPRGLTTVVCDPHEIVNVMGEKGFSWFVRCAELAKQNQYLQVSSCVPALEGCDVNGARFTLDQMLIWRDHPLVAGLAEVMDYPGVIAGQNALLDKMDAFRHLTLDGHCPGLNGKALNAYVAAGIENCHESYTLEEGRRKLQLGMALMIREGSAARNLDALAPLINDFNSPQCLLCTDDRNPWEIAHEGHIDALIRRLILQHSVPLHVAYRVASWSAARHFGLHHLGLLAPGKQADIILLSDARNVVIQQVFIKGEPIDAERLKAEEPARLAQTVPPYGNTIARRPVCADDFALHFTPGKRYRVIDVIPNELVTSASACMCTAEGFDRHDICYIAVLERYGQQSPPAYGLLGGFGLREGALAATVSHDSHNIVVIGCSAEEMALAVNQVIEDGGGLCVVRNGQVQCHLPLPIAGLMSTDTADSLAGQIDALKAAGRECGTLPDEPFIQMAFLSLPVIPALKLTSMGLFDGETFTFTSHEIAD comes from the coding sequence ATGAATAACATCATAAATCATAAATTTCATTATATTAGCCGTCAGGAACAGCAGGAATTGTTAGCCGTTGCGCGCGGTGAATCGGTTGCCGATTATATTATTGATAATGTCATCCTTCTCGATATTATTAATGGCGGGGAAATGACAGGTCCCATTGTGACCAAAGGGCGACATATCGCGGGCATTGGGGCAGAGTATCGTGACGCCCCGGCACGGCGGCGTGTTGATGCCCACGGCGCAACGGCAGTTCCCGGCTTTATCGACTCACATCTGCACATTGAATCCAGCATGATGACGCCGGTCACATTTGAAACCGCAACGCTGCCGCGTGGGCTCACCACCGTCGTTTGCGATCCGCATGAAATCGTCAATGTGATGGGCGAAAAGGGGTTTTCCTGGTTTGTCCGCTGCGCCGAACTGGCGAAGCAGAATCAGTATCTTCAGGTGAGTTCCTGCGTTCCGGCCCTGGAGGGATGTGATGTGAATGGCGCGCGTTTCACCCTCGACCAGATGCTGATCTGGCGCGATCACCCGCTGGTCGCCGGGCTGGCGGAAGTGATGGATTATCCGGGCGTCATCGCCGGACAAAATGCGTTGCTCGACAAAATGGATGCTTTCCGTCATCTGACGCTGGATGGCCATTGTCCTGGACTGAACGGTAAGGCGCTCAACGCCTACGTCGCCGCCGGGATCGAGAATTGCCACGAGAGCTACACTCTGGAGGAGGGGCGCCGCAAACTGCAACTCGGGATGGCGCTGATGATCCGCGAAGGTTCCGCCGCCCGCAACCTAGACGCGCTGGCTCCGCTCATCAATGACTTCAACAGCCCACAGTGCTTACTTTGCACCGACGACCGTAACCCCTGGGAGATCGCGCATGAAGGGCATATTGATGCACTGATTCGCCGACTCATTTTGCAGCATAGCGTCCCGCTTCACGTCGCTTACCGCGTCGCCAGTTGGTCGGCGGCACGTCACTTTGGATTGCACCATCTTGGCTTACTGGCTCCAGGAAAACAGGCGGATATTATCCTGCTCAGCGATGCCCGCAACGTAGTGATACAGCAAGTGTTTATCAAAGGGGAACCTATTGATGCCGAACGCCTGAAAGCTGAAGAACCGGCAAGGCTGGCGCAAACTGTCCCCCCCTATGGCAACACCATTGCACGACGCCCCGTCTGCGCAGATGACTTTGCGCTGCATTTCACCCCCGGCAAACGCTATCGGGTGATTGATGTTATCCCTAACGAACTGGTAACGAGCGCCAGTGCCTGCATGTGCACCGCTGAGGGTTTCGATCGCCATGATATTTGCTATATCGCCGTGCTTGAGCGCTACGGGCAACAGTCGCCCCCGGCCTACGGTTTATTAGGCGGATTCGGTCTGCGTGAAGGCGCGCTGGCGGCGACGGTCAGCCATGACAGCCATAATATTGTGGTGATCGGTTGCAGCGCTGAAGAGATGGCGCTGGCGGTTAATCAGGTGATTGAAGATGGCGGCGGGCTCTGCGTCGTCCGTAACGGTCAGGTGCAATGCCATTTACCGCTGCCGATTGCCGGATTAATGAGTACCGACACCGCTGATTCGCTGGCTGGACAAATCGATGCGCTAAAAGCGGCAGGTCGTGAATGTGGCACACTGCCCGATGAGCCTTTTATCCAGATGGCGTTTCTCTCCTTACCGGTGATCCCCGCCCTAAAACTCACCAGTATGGGACTTTTTGATGGCGAAACGTTTACTTTCACCTCTCATGAGATCGCTGACTGA
- the uhpT gene encoding hexose-6-phosphate:phosphate antiporter yields MLAFLNQVRKPTLDLPLDVRRKMWFKPFMQSYLVVFIGYLTMYLIRKNFNIAQNDMITTYGLSMTQLGMIGLGFSITYGVGKTLVSYYADGKNTKQFLPFMLILSAICMLGFSASMGTGSVSLFLMIAFYALSGFFQSTGGSCSYSTITKWTPRRKRGTFLGFWNISHNLGGAGAAGVALFGANVLFDGHVIGMFIFPSIIALIVGFIGLRFGSDSPESYGLGKAEELFGEEISEEDKETEENDMTKWQIFVEYVLKNKVIWLLCFSNIFLYVVRIGIDQWSTVYAFQELKLSKEVAIQGFTLFEVGALVGTLLWGWLSDLANGRRALVACVALALIIATLGVYQHASNQYVYLASLFALGFLVFGPQLLIGVAAVGFVPKKAIGAADGIKGTFAYLIGDSFAKLGLGMIADGTPVFGLTGWAGTFAALDAAAIGCICLMAMVAVMEERKIRRERKIQQLRTA; encoded by the coding sequence ATGCTGGCCTTTCTAAACCAGGTGCGTAAACCGACCCTGGATCTGCCGCTCGATGTGCGGCGCAAGATGTGGTTCAAACCGTTTATGCAGTCTTATCTGGTGGTCTTCATTGGCTACCTGACCATGTATTTGATCCGCAAGAACTTTAACATCGCCCAGAACGATATGATTACTACCTACGGGTTGAGCATGACGCAACTGGGGATGATTGGTCTGGGATTCTCCATCACCTACGGCGTGGGTAAAACGCTGGTTTCCTATTACGCTGACGGCAAAAACACCAAGCAGTTTTTGCCGTTTATGCTGATCCTTTCCGCGATTTGTATGCTCGGCTTCAGCGCCAGCATGGGAACCGGCTCCGTAAGCCTGTTCCTGATGATCGCCTTCTATGCCCTGAGCGGTTTCTTTCAGAGCACCGGCGGTTCGTGCAGCTATTCCACTATTACCAAATGGACGCCTCGCCGTAAGCGCGGTACGTTTCTCGGCTTCTGGAATATCTCTCATAACCTCGGCGGCGCAGGCGCGGCAGGGGTAGCGCTGTTCGGTGCGAACGTGCTGTTCGACGGTCATGTGATCGGGATGTTTATCTTCCCGTCGATTATCGCCCTGATTGTCGGCTTTATCGGTCTGCGATTCGGTAGCGACTCGCCGGAATCTTACGGTCTCGGCAAAGCTGAAGAGCTGTTTGGCGAAGAGATCAGCGAAGAGGATAAAGAGACTGAAGAAAATGACATGACCAAATGGCAAATCTTTGTTGAATATGTACTGAAAAACAAAGTCATTTGGCTGCTGTGTTTCTCCAACATTTTCCTGTACGTAGTGCGTATCGGTATCGACCAGTGGTCCACCGTTTATGCTTTCCAGGAGCTGAAACTGTCCAAAGAGGTGGCGATTCAGGGCTTTACCTTGTTTGAGGTGGGCGCGCTGGTCGGTACGCTGCTGTGGGGCTGGCTCTCGGATCTGGCGAATGGTCGTCGTGCGCTGGTGGCCTGTGTAGCGCTGGCACTGATCATCGCGACGCTTGGCGTCTATCAACATGCCAGCAACCAGTATGTCTATCTCGCGTCACTGTTTGCGCTCGGTTTTCTGGTGTTTGGCCCACAATTGCTGATTGGCGTGGCGGCGGTGGGCTTTGTCCCGAAAAAAGCCATCGGCGCAGCGGACGGTATCAAAGGCACCTTTGCGTATTTGATTGGCGATAGCTTTGCCAAGTTAGGTCTGGGAATGATTGCCGACGGTACGCCCGTGTTTGGTCTGACCGGCTGGGCGGGTACCTTCGCCGCGCTGGATGCCGCTGCGATTGGCTGTATTTGCCTGATGGCGATGGTCGCCGTCATGGAAGAGCGCAAAATCCGTCGGGAAAGAAAAATTCAGCAGTTAAGAACCGCTTAA
- a CDS encoding MFS transporter, whose product MLTFFKAPVNAPQLTDKREIDERYHYWRRHILLTIWLGYALFYFTRKSFNAAVPEILVSGVLTRSDIGLLATLFYITYGVSKFVSGIVSDRSNARYFMGIGLIATGIVNILFGFSSSLWAFALLWALNAFFQGWGAPVCARLLTAWYSRNERGGWWAIWNTAHNVGGALIPIVMAAAALHYGWRAGMMLAGTLAIVVGLFLCWRLRDRPQAVGLPPVGDWQHDALEIAQQQEGAGLTRKEILTKYVLLNPYIWLLSLCYVLVYVVRAAINDWGNLYMSETLGVDLVTANMAVTMFELGGFIGALVAGWGSDKLFNGNRGPMNLIFAAGILLSVGSLWLMPFASYVMQAACFFTTGFFVFGPQMLIGMAAAECSHKEAAGAATGFVGLFAYLGASLSGWPLAQVLEIWHWTGFFVVIAIAAGISALLLLPFLNAQAPREAREA is encoded by the coding sequence ATGCTGACCTTTTTCAAGGCGCCGGTGAATGCGCCGCAGTTAACGGACAAGCGCGAGATCGACGAACGCTACCACTACTGGCGTCGCCATATCCTGCTGACTATCTGGCTGGGCTACGCCCTGTTCTACTTCACCCGTAAAAGTTTTAACGCTGCCGTGCCGGAAATTCTCGTCAGCGGCGTGTTAACCCGGAGTGATATTGGCCTGCTGGCGACACTGTTTTACATCACCTATGGCGTGTCGAAATTCGTTTCCGGCATCGTCAGCGATCGTTCCAACGCTCGCTATTTCATGGGGATCGGGTTGATTGCCACCGGTATCGTGAACATTCTGTTTGGTTTTTCCTCTTCGCTTTGGGCATTTGCCCTGCTGTGGGCGCTGAATGCTTTTTTCCAGGGCTGGGGCGCACCGGTGTGCGCGCGTCTGCTGACGGCGTGGTATTCACGCAATGAGCGCGGCGGCTGGTGGGCTATCTGGAATACCGCGCACAACGTTGGCGGTGCGCTGATCCCCATTGTTATGGCCGCTGCAGCGCTGCACTATGGCTGGCGTGCCGGGATGATGTTGGCCGGAACGCTGGCGATTGTCGTCGGTCTTTTTCTCTGCTGGCGACTGCGTGACCGTCCACAGGCCGTGGGATTACCCCCGGTGGGCGACTGGCAGCACGACGCGCTGGAAATCGCCCAGCAACAGGAAGGCGCAGGGCTGACCCGCAAAGAGATCCTCACCAAATACGTACTGCTCAACCCTTACATCTGGCTGCTGTCGTTGTGTTATGTGCTGGTGTACGTGGTGCGTGCGGCGATCAACGACTGGGGCAATCTGTATATGTCCGAGACGCTGGGGGTCGATCTGGTGACCGCCAACATGGCGGTAACGATGTTTGAACTGGGAGGCTTCATTGGTGCGCTGGTGGCGGGATGGGGATCGGACAAACTGTTCAACGGCAACCGTGGCCCGATGAACCTGATTTTTGCCGCCGGGATTTTGCTTTCGGTGGGCTCACTGTGGCTGATGCCGTTTGCCAGCTATGTGATGCAGGCGGCTTGTTTCTTCACGACCGGATTCTTTGTCTTTGGCCCACAGATGCTGATCGGGATGGCGGCGGCGGAGTGCTCGCACAAAGAAGCGGCAGGCGCAGCAACCGGGTTTGTGGGACTTTTCGCCTATCTCGGCGCATCGCTTTCTGGCTGGCCGTTGGCACAGGTGCTGGAAATCTGGCACTGGACGGGGTTCTTCGTCGTTATTGCTATCGCCGCCGGTATCTCCGCTCTGTTATTACTCCCGTTCCTCAACGCCCAGGCTCCTCGCGAAGCCAGGGAAGCGTGA
- the uhpB gene encoding signal transduction histidine-protein kinase/phosphatase UhpB: MKTLFSRLITVLACFFIFSAAWFCLWSISLHLVERPELAVLLFPFGLRLGLMLQCPRGYWPVLLGAEWLLTFWLAQEVALAHFPLLMIGSLLTLLPVALISRYRHQRDWRTLLLQGAALTAAALLQSLPWLGQGEEAWNALLLTLTGGLTLAPICLVFWHYLTSTTWLPLGPALVSQPVNWRGRHLIWYLLLFSVSLWLQLGLPAELSRFTPFCLALPIIALAWHYGWQGALIATLMNAIALIASQTWHDHPVDLLLSLLAQSLTGLLLGAGIQRLRELNQSLQNELARNHRLAERLLETEESVRRDVARELHDDIGQTITAIRTQAGIVQRLAVENGGVKQSGQLIEQLSLGVYDSVRRLLGRLRPRQLDDLTLEQAIRSLMREMELESRGIVSHLDWRIDEAALSESQRVTLFRVCQEGLNNIVKHANASAVTLQGWQQDERLMLVMEDDGSGLPPGSGQHGFGLTGMRERVTALGGSLTISCTHGTRVNVSLPLRYV; the protein is encoded by the coding sequence ATGAAAACTCTGTTCTCGCGGTTAATCACCGTCCTCGCCTGTTTTTTTATCTTCTCTGCCGCCTGGTTTTGTCTGTGGAGTATCAGCCTGCATCTGGTTGAGCGCCCGGAACTGGCGGTACTGCTGTTCCCGTTTGGTTTACGTCTGGGGCTGATGCTGCAATGTCCGCGCGGCTACTGGCCGGTTTTGTTGGGCGCAGAATGGCTATTGACCTTCTGGCTGGCACAGGAAGTGGCGTTGGCGCACTTTCCCCTTTTGATGATCGGTAGCTTGCTGACGCTGCTGCCCGTGGCGCTGATTTCCCGCTATCGCCATCAGCGCGACTGGCGGACATTATTGCTTCAGGGAGCGGCGTTAACGGCGGCGGCGCTGTTGCAGTCGCTACCCTGGCTGGGGCAGGGGGAAGAGGCGTGGAATGCGCTGCTGCTGACCCTGACCGGCGGATTAACGCTGGCGCCGATTTGCCTGGTGTTCTGGCACTATCTGACCAGTACCACCTGGCTGCCGCTGGGGCCGGCGCTGGTGTCGCAACCGGTGAACTGGCGCGGTCGGCACCTGATCTGGTATCTGCTGCTGTTCAGCGTCAGCCTGTGGCTTCAGTTGGGATTGCCCGCGGAGCTTTCGCGATTTACCCCCTTCTGTCTGGCGCTGCCAATTATCGCGCTCGCCTGGCACTATGGCTGGCAGGGGGCGCTGATTGCGACGCTGATGAACGCTATCGCGCTGATTGCCAGCCAGACCTGGCACGATCACCCCGTGGATTTACTGCTCTCCCTGCTGGCGCAAAGCCTGACCGGGCTATTGCTTGGCGCTGGTATTCAGCGCCTGCGTGAACTGAATCAGTCGCTGCAAAACGAACTGGCGCGTAATCACCGGCTGGCGGAGCGTCTGCTGGAAACGGAGGAGAGCGTGCGCCGCGACGTGGCGCGTGAGTTGCACGACGATATCGGACAGACCATCACCGCTATCCGCACCCAGGCGGGAATTGTGCAGCGGCTGGCGGTGGAAAACGGCGGCGTGAAGCAGAGCGGGCAGCTTATCGAACAGCTGTCGCTGGGCGTCTATGATTCCGTGCGCCGCCTGTTGGGACGCCTGCGTCCGCGGCAACTGGACGATTTGACGCTGGAGCAGGCCATCCGTTCGTTGATGCGGGAAATGGAGCTGGAAAGCCGCGGCATCGTCAGCCATCTCGACTGGCGGATTGATGAGGCGGCGCTCAGTGAGAGTCAACGGGTGACGCTGTTTCGCGTATGCCAGGAAGGACTGAACAATATTGTGAAACATGCTAACGCCAGCGCGGTGACGCTGCAGGGCTGGCAGCAGGACGAGCGGCTGATGCTGGTGATGGAAGACGACGGCAGCGGGCTGCCGCCGGGCTCCGGGCAACACGGTTTTGGTCTGACCGGGATGCGCGAGCGCGTGACGGCGCTCGGCGGTTCGCTGACGATTTCCTGCACGCACGGTACGCGAGTCAATGTCTCGTTGCCCCTGCGCTACGTTTAA
- the uhpA gene encoding transcriptional regulator UhpA — protein MITVALIDDHLIVRSGFAQLLGLEADLQVVAEFGSGREALAGLPGRGVQVCICDISMPDISGLELLSQLPKGMATIMLSVHDSPALVEQALNAGARGFLSKRCSPDELIAAVHTVATGGCYLTPEIAVKLAAGRQDPLTRRERQVAEKLAQGMAVKEIAVELGLSPKTVHVHRANLMEKLGVSNDVELARRMFDGW, from the coding sequence ATGATTACCGTTGCCCTTATAGACGACCACCTTATCGTTCGCTCCGGCTTTGCCCAACTGCTGGGACTGGAGGCGGATTTGCAGGTTGTTGCCGAGTTTGGCTCGGGGCGTGAAGCGCTGGCAGGATTACCGGGACGCGGCGTTCAGGTATGCATTTGTGACATTTCGATGCCGGATATCTCCGGTCTGGAACTGTTGAGCCAGTTGCCGAAAGGGATGGCGACTATCATGCTCTCTGTTCATGATAGCCCGGCACTGGTGGAACAGGCATTGAACGCCGGGGCGCGCGGTTTTCTCTCTAAACGCTGTAGCCCGGATGAACTGATTGCGGCGGTGCATACGGTGGCCACCGGCGGCTGTTATCTGACGCCAGAAATTGCCGTCAAACTGGCGGCCGGACGCCAGGATCCGCTGACCCGTCGCGAGCGTCAGGTGGCGGAAAAGCTGGCGCAGGGGATGGCGGTGAAAGAGATTGCCGTCGAGCTGGGACTGTCGCCGAAAACGGTGCACGTCCATCGTGCTAACCTGATGGAAAAACTGGGCGTCAGCAATGACGTTGAGCTGGCGCGGCGCATGTTTGACGGCTGGTAA
- a CDS encoding aldose 1-epimerase family protein yields the protein MTTRITLWRTLFGEHPQTLLENSDFTVTAFRYASGVEGLKVQNSRGHLVILPWMGQMIWDAQFDGHDLTMRNMFRQPKPAAEVVATYGCFAFHSGLLANGCPSPEDTHPLHGEMACAAMDEAWLELDGDSLRVTGRYEYVMGFGHHYQAQPAVVMRKASALFDIQMAVTNLASVAMPLQYMCHMNYAYVPEATFSQNIPDEALRLRESVPAHVKPTEQWLAFNQRILQGEASLATLNEPNFYDPEIVFFADKLDRYTDKPEFRMIAPDGTTFVTRFASSELNYVTRWILYNGDQQVAAFALPATCRPEGFLAAQRNGTLLEVQPQQTRTFTVTTGIA from the coding sequence ATGACAACACGTATCACGCTGTGGCGGACGCTCTTTGGTGAACATCCGCAAACCCTACTGGAGAACAGCGATTTCACGGTTACCGCCTTTCGTTACGCCAGCGGTGTGGAAGGGCTGAAGGTGCAGAACAGTCGTGGTCATCTGGTGATTCTGCCCTGGATGGGGCAGATGATCTGGGACGCACAGTTTGACGGCCATGACCTGACCATGCGCAACATGTTCCGCCAGCCAAAACCCGCTGCGGAAGTGGTGGCGACCTATGGCTGTTTTGCCTTCCATTCCGGACTGCTGGCCAATGGCTGCCCGTCGCCGGAAGATACTCACCCGTTGCACGGTGAAATGGCCTGTGCTGCGATGGACGAGGCCTGGCTGGAACTGGACGGCGACAGTCTGCGCGTGACCGGACGCTACGAGTATGTGATGGGATTCGGTCATCATTATCAGGCGCAGCCTGCGGTGGTAATGCGCAAAGCGAGCGCGCTGTTTGACATTCAGATGGCGGTGACGAACCTGGCGTCTGTCGCGATGCCGCTGCAGTACATGTGCCACATGAACTATGCGTATGTGCCGGAGGCGACGTTCAGCCAGAATATCCCGGATGAGGCGCTGCGACTTCGTGAATCGGTCCCGGCCCATGTGAAACCCACCGAACAATGGCTGGCGTTTAATCAACGGATATTACAAGGCGAAGCGTCACTGGCGACGCTTAATGAACCCAACTTCTACGATCCGGAAATCGTCTTCTTTGCCGACAAACTGGACAGGTATACGGATAAACCCGAATTCCGCATGATCGCCCCGGATGGCACCACGTTTGTTACGCGTTTCGCCAGTTCGGAGCTCAACTATGTGACACGCTGGATCCTGTACAATGGCGATCAGCAGGTGGCGGCATTCGCCCTGCCTGCCACCTGCCGCCCGGAAGGATTTCTCGCCGCCCAGCGAAACGGCACGCTGCTTGAGGTTCAACCGCAGCAAACCCGGACATTTACGGTCACCACCGGCATCGCCTGA
- the fucP gene encoding L-fucose:H+ symporter permease has product MNDKNIIQMPDGYLNKTPLFQFILLSCLFPLWGCAAALNDILITQFKSVFSLSNFASALVQSAFYGGYFLIAIPASLVIKKTSYKVAILIGLTLYIVGCTLFFPASHMATYTMFLAAIFAIAIGLSFLETAANTYSSMIGPKAYATLRLNISQTFYPIGAASGILLGKYLVFSEGDSLEKQMAGMNAEQIHNFKVLMLENTLEPYKYMIMVLVVVMVLFLLTRFPTCKVAQTANHKRPSAMDTLRYLASNARFRRGIVAQFLYVGMQVAVWSFTIRLALELGDINERDASNFMVYSFACFFIGKFIANILMTRFNPEKVLILYSVIGALFLAYVSLAPSFSAVYVAVLVSVLFGPCWATIYAGTLDTVDNEHTEMAGAVIVMAIVGAAVVPAIQGYVADMFHSLQLSFLVSMLCFVYVGIYFWRESKVRSLAEATAS; this is encoded by the coding sequence ATGAACGATAAAAACATCATTCAGATGCCCGATGGGTATCTGAATAAGACCCCTCTGTTCCAGTTTATTTTGTTATCCTGTTTATTCCCATTATGGGGATGCGCAGCCGCATTAAATGATATTCTGATTACGCAATTTAAAAGCGTATTTTCACTCAGCAACTTTGCCTCGGCATTAGTTCAGAGCGCCTTTTATGGCGGTTATTTTTTAATTGCGATCCCGGCATCCCTGGTGATTAAAAAGACCAGTTATAAAGTGGCGATATTAATCGGTCTGACACTTTATATCGTTGGCTGTACGCTCTTTTTCCCGGCCTCGCACATGGCAACCTACACCATGTTCCTTGCTGCGATCTTCGCCATTGCGATTGGTCTGAGCTTCCTGGAAACCGCAGCAAACACCTACAGCTCAATGATCGGTCCAAAAGCCTATGCCACCTTACGCCTGAATATCAGCCAGACGTTTTATCCGATTGGCGCGGCATCCGGTATTTTGCTGGGTAAATATCTGGTCTTTTCCGAAGGCGATAGCCTGGAAAAACAGATGGCAGGAATGAATGCCGAGCAGATCCATAACTTTAAAGTACTGATGCTGGAAAACACCCTTGAGCCGTATAAGTACATGATTATGGTTCTGGTGGTGGTGATGGTGCTGTTCCTGCTGACCCGTTTCCCGACCTGCAAAGTGGCGCAAACCGCCAACCATAAACGTCCGTCGGCGATGGATACGTTGCGCTATCTGGCGAGCAATGCCCGCTTCCGTCGCGGCATTGTGGCGCAGTTTCTGTATGTGGGGATGCAGGTGGCCGTGTGGTCATTCACCATTCGTCTGGCGCTGGAGTTGGGCGATATCAACGAGCGCGATGCATCTAACTTTATGGTCTACAGCTTTGCCTGCTTCTTTATCGGTAAGTTTATCGCCAACATCCTGATGACCCGTTTTAACCCGGAAAAAGTGCTGATTCTTTACTCCGTCATCGGCGCGCTTTTCCTCGCCTATGTTTCGCTGGCGCCGAGCTTCAGCGCCGTGTACGTCGCGGTGTTGGTGAGCGTCCTGTTTGGCCCCTGCTGGGCGACCATCTATGCCGGCACGCTGGATACGGTGGATAACGAACATACCGAAATGGCGGGCGCGGTGATCGTGATGGCCATCGTTGGCGCCGCCGTGGTCCCGGCGATTCAGGGTTATGTGGCGGATATGTTCCACTCGCTGCAACTCTCGTTCCTCGTCTCCATGCTGTGCTTTGTTTACGTGGGGATCTATTTCTGGCGCGAAAGCAAAGTGCGCAGCCTGGCTGAAGCGACCGCTTCCTGA
- the rbsK gene encoding ribokinase, giving the protein MDIAVIGSNMVDLITYTNQMPKEGETLEAPAFKIGCGGKGANQAVAAAKLNSKVLMLTKVGDDIFADNTIRNLESWGINTTYVEKVPCTSSGVAPIFVNANSSNSILIIKGANKFLSPEDIDRAAEDLKKCQLIVLQLEVQLETVYHAIEFGKKHGIEVLLNPAPALRELDMSYACKCDFFVPNETELEILTGMPVESYDHIRAAARSLVDKGLNNIIVTMGEKGALWMTRDQEVHVPAFRVNAVDTSGAGDAFIGCFAHYYVQSGDVEAAMKKAVLFAAFSVTGKGTQSSYPSIEQFNEFLTLNE; this is encoded by the coding sequence ATGGATATCGCGGTTATTGGCTCCAACATGGTGGATCTCATCACTTATACCAACCAGATGCCCAAAGAAGGCGAAACCCTGGAAGCGCCGGCGTTTAAAATCGGCTGCGGTGGGAAAGGCGCGAATCAGGCCGTTGCGGCGGCGAAGCTCAACTCCAAAGTGCTGATGCTGACCAAAGTCGGCGATGATATCTTTGCAGATAACACCATTCGCAATCTCGAATCCTGGGGCATCAATACCACCTATGTCGAAAAGGTCCCGTGCACCAGTAGCGGCGTGGCGCCGATTTTTGTGAATGCGAACTCCAGTAACAGCATTCTTATTATTAAAGGCGCGAACAAGTTTCTCTCCCCGGAAGATATCGATCGCGCTGCGGAAGACTTAAAAAAATGTCAGCTTATTGTCCTGCAACTGGAAGTTCAACTGGAGACGGTTTACCACGCCATTGAGTTCGGCAAAAAGCATGGCATCGAAGTATTATTAAATCCCGCGCCGGCATTACGGGAATTAGATATGTCTTATGCCTGTAAATGTGATTTTTTTGTACCAAATGAAACTGAACTGGAAATATTAACCGGTATGCCGGTGGAGTCGTATGACCATATTCGTGCCGCCGCCCGTTCCCTGGTGGATAAAGGGTTAAACAATATTATTGTGACCATGGGTGAGAAAGGTGCGCTATGGATGACGCGCGATCAGGAGGTGCATGTCCCGGCGTTTCGCGTTAATGCTGTTGATACCAGTGGCGCAGGCGACGCTTTTATCGGTTGCTTTGCCCATTACTACGTTCAGAGCGGAGATGTCGAAGCCGCAATGAAGAAAGCCGTCCTTTTCGCTGCCTTTAGCGTCACCGGGAAAGGCACACAATCCTCTTATCCGAGTATCGAACAATTTAATGAATTTCTTACCCTAAACGAATAA
- a CDS encoding DeoR family transcriptional regulator, with protein METKQKERIRRLMELLKKTDRIHLKDAARMLEVSVMTIRRDLSQDDEPLPLTLLGGYIVMVSKPAAPAGAPLLAKKPHHRDDLPIAILAAGLVSENDLIFFDNGPEMPLVISMIPDEIAFTGICYSHQVFIALNEKPNATAILCGGTYRAKSDAFYDANNPSALDSLNPRKVFISASGVHEHFGVSWFNPDDLATKRKAMDRGLRKILLTRYALFDEVAPASIGPLSTFDVLICDRPLPADYVAHCRNGSVKVITPDSDGD; from the coding sequence ATGGAAACCAAGCAAAAAGAACGTATTCGACGTCTGATGGAACTGTTGAAGAAGACCGATCGCATCCATCTGAAAGACGCCGCGCGGATGCTGGAAGTCTCCGTGATGACCATTCGCCGGGATCTCAGCCAGGATGACGAGCCGCTGCCCCTGACGCTGCTCGGCGGCTATATAGTGATGGTCAGTAAACCCGCCGCGCCAGCGGGTGCTCCCTTGCTGGCCAAAAAACCCCATCATCGCGACGATCTGCCCATCGCTATCCTGGCCGCCGGTCTGGTGAGCGAAAACGATCTGATCTTTTTTGATAATGGCCCGGAGATGCCGTTGGTGATCAGTATGATCCCGGATGAGATCGCCTTTACCGGGATCTGCTACTCGCACCAGGTCTTTATCGCGCTCAATGAAAAACCCAACGCCACGGCGATCCTCTGTGGTGGAACGTATCGGGCGAAGAGCGACGCCTTTTACGATGCGAATAACCCGTCGGCGCTGGATTCCCTGAATCCGCGAAAAGTCTTTATCTCCGCCAGCGGCGTACACGAGCACTTCGGCGTCAGTTGGTTTAACCCGGACGACCTCGCCACCAAGCGCAAAGCAATGGATCGCGGACTGCGTAAAATTTTACTGACGCGTTACGCCCTGTTCGATGAGGTCGCCCCCGCCAGCATTGGTCCGCTTTCCACCTTTGATGTCCTGATATGCGATCGTCCGCTACCGGCAGATTATGTCGCCCACTGCCGGAACGGTTCCGTCAAGGTGATTACCCCTGATTCAGACGGCGATTAA